The window CGGGGAAGTGACAAACTCTACCAGCTCTTCGCCGGGTTCTAATTTAATCTCAGCAGGATCGTGAAAGGGGAGAAAACGTGCATTCGGATACTGAAAAATGCCAGAGATAGCATTGGGATGCCCCGAGTAAAAAGGAGCCTGTTCAACGAAAAGAAACTTTTTATTAGGTTCAGACATGACTATAGCGTACACCAATGCCACAATCAGGTGTTTAGATCCTGAAGCCGTATAAAAAAAAGGAGTAGGCTTAAGAGGGTCCACATAAAGCTCATAATCACCCACATTCTTATGAAATGCAGACAAAACCTCATCTGCATGATCAAAAACATCGATGTTTGAAGGTTGCATGGGTAAGATAGTGAGGGGAGTGGACTGGTCTAGATAGATCGAATCATCAAAAACAGTTATTGCTGGCGGATTGCGCAACCCATAGTGCTCGTACAATTCATTAAAAAGAGGCGTGGTGTTGGGCTGAAAATAAATCAACGTTTCTTGTTTTATTTTAGCTTCTTTTACAGGCATTTCCATCACAGCTGAGGAATAAACATCTGTTATCCAACAGGTTGCGATGATCACGCTAATTCTGACTAGCAAGCTAACCCAACACATATTCATCCATTATTTTGAGCTTCTTATTTAACCCATAATACAAAAAATAATTTTTACATATGTTTTATGAAGAAACCCTAAGGAAAAATATGGGGTGAGCAGTTATGATTCCAAGAATAGGTAGAACATACCGTGCAACAGGGTGTTATGCTAAAACTGGCTCCGATGAAAATAAAGGTGATTTTATGCAGAAAATTATCCCCCATCTTTGGTTCGATAAGGAGGCAGTCGAAGCAGCAGTATTCTACACGTCCCTATTTCCAGACTCGAAAGTCAATTTCAAGACGGTGATAAAGAATACCCCTTCAGGCGACTGTGATATTGTTGCTTTCCAGCTGTCGGGATACCAATTCATGTCTATCTCTGCAGGGCCTTTTTTTAGATTTAACCCTTCCATTTCGTTCTGGGAAAAGCTATCCGATGGTGGCAAAGCCCTCATGCCCCTCGATGTATACCCGGCCAATATGATACAGAGATCAATTAGATCGGGGATAACATAACCACAGGTCATTGTCGGAGCGCCGCCGCCAGACCAGCCCATAACCCCAAAACGCTTTAAGGAAAGATGGTCTGCCAGAGCTTTTACATCTAAAGGATAATCCAGCATGGTCTGTTCGAGATTAAAATCTGAGAACCCCATTCTAGGACGATCTAACACAATAAAGCGAAAACCAAGCCTTTTCGTCTCAGCATCGAAAAAAGCTCCTGCCGATCGCCAAATTCAGCGTAAGCGAGCCGCTGAGTTCTCTTGCGGGAAAAAAACAAGTGGAAATATCTATAAATCCCCCTTCAAACAAACTAACTTGTCAATTTTTTTTGTGTGAACCCCTGCCTATATTTCTCGTCAAGTTTTGAATCGAAAAATAATCCAAAAAATCGACAAATGTTAATTTCAGTTTTCATTCTTAAGTGTTGATTTTCCGGCCTCTTTTCAAGCTTTGGCAGGATATGCTGCTGTATCAAGCCGGACTCGTTTGCTAAGCTGTTTTGCACTCAGATTTTCCCAACTTCTGTCGCGAAATGATCCTAAATGTAGATGAAGAAGCACATTGTTAATTCAACCACTATTTCATTAATGGCTGCATCATGCTAACTCGGTTGCCTTCGGTATCAAAGAATGACACGTAAGTGCCCACTCCTGGGATTTCCATGGGTTCGCCCAGTACTTTTCCGCCTGCCGCTTGTACTTTTGCCATTGCTTCTTGGATATCATCGACTGCTATGACGACCGAAGGAAATTGCGCTGGCATATCTTCAGTCTTCTGGTAGAAACCGCCATTGATGGTGCCTGGTGTTTTTGGACGGATCGATGCTTTTTCAGTGGTTTCTGATTCTGTGGTAGTCGCTAACACGTAATTGCCCATCTCAGCACCTAGTGCATGCGTTTGCCAGCCGAAGGCCGAGGAGTAGAATTTGGCTATGCGCTTACTATCTTCATAGGGCATTTCGAAGTGAACGACCGGATTCATCTTTTTCATTAGCTTCTCCTTTATTAGACCTTATTTCTTGACAATGCCAAAAATGTACAATAATTATCTATTTTATAGATTATGGATCTGAAAACATGCCCCTGACTAGTGTAAGAAAGACTTATCAGGACTATTCGCTGGAATAAAATGAAAAATAATCTTATGGTAGATTTCCACTCAATTGAAATAACAAATTTCCCTGGGACGAAGAAGCTGGAGTATTTGGAGGAAAATATTGCGTCTTTGAATGTAAGCCTTTCAAATGAAGACTTAGAACTTATTGAGAGGGCTAGAAGTGAGAATCCCGTTAAAGGTGGTCGCTATCCCAAAGAATTGATGGAATTATTCCATTTAAAACTTTGATTATTTGAAACAGAGGTAGCGGTTTATAGACAAATATAGCATTTATCTCCTGATGCCGATTTGATAATTTAATAATTGGAGTAAATGCTCTAAAAACGATCCATAGTTCGCGGTGCGATCTGCAAGAGCTCGTACCATAAGGCGGTAGCATTTTTAACGACGGATTCGTCAATTTTTTCATTGTGATTGCTTTGTTTGTCTGGATGCGCTACTCGCAGCCACTCCCTATATTCTTTTTTTAATTCTATGAAGGTGGTTAGCTGATCTTTTTTCTTCATAATTTGTTGGAGTTGCTGACGTAGTGGTGTTGCGGGATGGTCGCTGACGACTTTGCTTTCCGTGGCTGTGGTAGGCACCTTATCTAGATGCCGCTGAATTTCTTCCATAAGGTTGTTAATAGCCCTATGCTGGGAACTTAAGTTCAAGATGGGGGTGAAAATCCAGTCTAGGCAAGTCTTTAAAGAAATAAGGTCGTCTCGATTTGTGTAGAGGGGCAAGAACTTGCTTGTGATCCCTATAATCCTGCTCCTGGGGATAGGAGCCCACCCATCATCAACAGGCCTATTTTCAATACAAGATCCCTTTATGCAAATTCTTTTTGGATTTAAGTTAGGAATGGACTCCTCAAATAAATTAATGAAGGATGCGCCATCAAAATGCTCTTCTAGGACATCAAGCCAGAGTAGGGCGTATTTATAGTTTGCATCTACCATCATAATAAAAAGATATTCCAAAATGTTGCGTGAAGGATAGCAGATAGAACAGAAAAAATGATACAATCTAATATATCACAATCATGGGCATAAATTGAGTACATGACATATTTATAGGTTAGAAATAGCTATAGCAGCATTAATGTCGGGGTCAGGCCTGACATTTTAGAGTTTTTAAATGGAGGTTCCACCTCCACGTTTCTTTTTATCGAGTAGAAAAATAACATGGAGGAGGAGAGACACATTTAGAACTTTCTGTTGGAAAGATCTCGCTATTTTGTTAAGTCCTTTTTAACAATTGAAGTAAGAGATAAACCTATGAAAGCCGCTTATTTAACCACACTTTTCAAAAATGCACAGGAAATAGATATCCCTTGTATAGAGCGCCCTACACCGGCACCAAAGCAGGGTGAAGTTCTTATACAAATTGTCTCTTCTGGGATCAACCCAAGTGATGTCCGGGCAACCATGGGATATTTTCCAAATGCTCAATTGCCAAGAGTACCAGGTCGTGATTTTTCAGGAATCGTCATGGATGGAAGTAAAACATGGAAGGGAAAGCATGTTTGGGGCACAGGAGGTGCAGTGGGCATCCAATCAGATGGAACGCACGCGGAATATGCTATCATTTCTGAGGCAGGGTTAGCTGAGATCCCCAGCTCGTTGTCTCTTTTGCAGGCTGGTGCGCAGCCTCTTCCCTTTATTACTGCCTATTATGGGCTTGTCAGCCGTGCTCGAATTAAACCTGAAGAAAAAGTTCTTGTTATTGGGGCTATGGGTCAGGTAGGAAGGGCCGCCATGACTATTTGTTCATGGAAAAAAGCTAGGCCCATTGCGCTTGTTAGAACGCAAGAAGATGTCCTAGCAGCGAATCAGTTAGGATGGGAAGCTTATTCTGAAATTCCAAATAACTTATCAGTGGATCTCATTTTAAATTCCATTGGAAGTCTTCACTGGGATCAGCAAATCCACAGTTTGAATTCACAAGGCCGGATGATTGTCATTGCAGCCCTTCCAAACCAAAGAGAAACAAGTATAAATCTATTTGAAATCTATCGAAAAAATCAAGAGATCATAGGCATCAATACTCTTGATCTCGATTCTGCTTTTAATGCCACACTTCTCAATGAAATGAGAGAAGGATTTGAGTCGGGGGCTTTAGTTCCTTTAGAGTCGGGGATGATTTTCTCTCTCAAAGATATATCAGAGGCATATAAGGTTGTATTACAGGGATCGAACGGGAAAAGAGTACTCCTTAATATCTCTTCTCCCTAGTTCTTACAAAGCCCAGCCACCCCCAGCTGCTGTGTAGATATTCACCAAGTCCTTGCGAAGCTTATAAGTCGATTCGGCTGCAGCAGACTCAGCTTCAAGGGCATTACGCTGTACCACTAAAACATCCAAAAGATTTGTATATCCATTTGTGTACTGCTGATTGGCCAATTCTAAAGCTTTATGGTTATGCGTAGCAGCACTTGTTAAAGAAACGTTACGTATGGTCTCATATAGATAATTAGCCAGAGCATTCTCCATATTTTCAAATGCCTCAAGGACAGTTTCTTGATATTCTAAGAAAGCACGTTGCTGGCGAGCGTCTGCCGTTTCTATATCAGCCTCAATCCGCCCAAAATCAATCAGCGGCTGAACAAGAGTGCCCGCCACATTCCAAGTACGAATTAAATGTTGTAATCCAGTTGTTTCTTGATTAAAGCCTTGAAGAGCCTGAAAACCAAAAAATGCAGCTAAACTAATTGTTGGAAACCATTCTTTTTTTGCTGCTTCAAATGTAGAAATACTGGCAGCTAATTCTCTTTCAGCTGCGCGCACATCAGGTCTTGTACCCAACACTGTAGCTGGCGCAGCAATGATAATCTGGGGATCAAGCGGCATTAATGGTTCATAGGTAGCAAAAAGGTCATCGTTTTCTCCCGGAGTGCTACCCAAAAGAACATCTAGGCGATTGCGGGTCGTTTCCAATGCAATCTTTAGTGTCGGTATTCTAGCCTCTGTAGAGGCAACCTGCGCAGCTGCCCGTTGAACATCAAAATCGCTTGCATATGCTTCTTGAAACTGAGCTATAGTTAGCTCTAAAGTACGTTTCTGCGTTTCGAGATTTTTTTCTGAAATCGTAATCTGATCCTGATAATTGCGAAAATCATAGTAGCCACGTGCCACTTCAGCTAATAAACTAACAATTACGCCTTGTCTTAAAATCTCTTCATTTTGCACCAACGCTATGGTAGCAGCCATACGGGCCTGATTCTTTCCAAAAAGATCAAGCTCCCAGTTGGCTTGAATATTGACATCTTCATAAGCAAGTGGCCTATCCCCGGTAAAAAGACCCTGGTTTCCCCGTTGAGCATCAGTATTCAAATTAATTTGTGGCATCAAGACAGAAAAAGCTCCTAGACGCGCAGCACGGGCTTCTTCAATGCGGGTGCTCGCTATGCCAAGCGTCTTATTATTCAGTAGCGCTCTCGTGATAAGGGTATCTAAAACACAGTCGTCGAAATGATGCCACCATCTTTGTTCCACTTCTGCGCAATCGTCGACAACTAAGGGATTATCCCAGAGCATAGGATCGCCAGGCAGTCTTTCAAACGTATGCCAAGCTTCAGGTGTTTCGATTCCAGACGATTGAAAACCAACAGGTTGGACACAAGATGTACACCCTAATAATGTCAGGAAAACTAAAAAAGCCTTACTCACATTCATGATGATGCACCTTTTCTGTCCGGGTCATTTTTTTCTCTATCTCGCGCAGAACCACATAAAAAACAGGTGTTAAGAGAAGCCCAAAAAATGTGACTCCTAGCATACCTGAAAATACAGCAATACCCATGATATGGCGCATTTCAGCCCCGGCACCCTGTGAAAGGACCAAGGGAATGACTCCCATAATAAATGCAAATGATGTCATCAAAATAGGTCTTAAACGCAAACGAGCCGCCTCAATGGCAGCCTCCACAGTGCTTTTTCCATGAAATTCAAGCTCGCGAGCAAATTCAACAATTAAAATCGCATTTTTGCAAGCTAAGGCGGCTAATACAAAGAATGCAACCTGTGTGAAAATATTGATATCTCCTTTTGAAAACAATATTCCAGCAACGGCAAATAATATGCATAAAGGAACAATGAGGATCACCACTAAAGGGAGAAATAAACTCTCATACTTTGCAGAAAGCACCAAGTAGATGAGCAATATGCATAAAGGAAATACATAGACTGCAGTGTTACCGGCTAAAACTTGCTGATAGGTGAGTTCGGTCCATTCAAAAGTCATTCCAGATGGAAGCACATTTTTAAGGATCTGAGTAATCGCTTCTTGCGCTTGTCCTATCGAATAGCCGGCTGCTGGGTTGCCATTAATATCTGCTGAACGGAATGCATTATAGCGCATCGCAGTTTCAGGGCCGACATCATCTTTAATTCGAAGAATCGACCCAAGAGGAACCATTTTCCCTTCCCGATTGCGGATCTGAAGCCGTAGAATGTCATCCGGTTTGGAGCGGAACTCCTTATCTGCTTGCACAATGACCTCATAAACCCGCCCGAATTTATTAAAGTCATTTATATAAAGAGATCCCAAATAGATTTGAAGGGTATCAAAAATCTGCTGAATATCAATGCCAAGCTGAATTGCCTTCGTACGATCAATGTCAACGAATAGCTGAGGAGCATTATTTTTGAAACTGGAAAACATACCCATCAGCTCAGGACTTTGCCTGGCTTGTTGTAACACTTCCCTGACAGTATTATCCAGGGCATTGTATCCTAGGTCATTGCGATCTTCAATTTCTAACTTAAAGCCACCTACCGTACCTAATCCCTGGACAGGAGGCGGGGGAAAGATAACAACCGTAGCGTCTTGAATTTGGGAATACTTTTCCTGCAGTTTTTGAGTAATAGAAGGACCTGAAAGTTGGCTAGAAGTGCGTTCATCGAAAGGTTTTAAAGAGACAAAAACAATGCCTGAACTGGGATTGTTGATGAATCCATTAATAGACAAACCAGGGAAAGCAACCGCGCTTTCAACGCCCGGTTCGTTAAGAGCAATCTCAGACATTTCACGAATGACTTTTTCAGTCCTATCTAAAGTAGCTCCTTCTGGAAGCTGTGCAAAACTGACCAAATACTGTTTATCTTGAGTAGGGACAAATCCAGGAGGCACAAGTTGAAATGTCTCGTAGGTTCCAAAGAGCAGCAATATATAAATGAGAAAAGCAGCTTTATTATATCTGATCGCCTTAATAACACCCTTGCTGTAAAGTCTAGAACTTCCTTTGAATAGCTTATTAAACAAATCAAAAAAGCGACCGAATATTCTGTCAATAAAACGAGATAAGCCGTCAGGGGGAGCATCCTTTTCCTGCAGGATAAGGACTGCTAAAGCAGGGCTTAGTGTTAACGAATTAAATGCAGAAATAACAGTGGAAAAAGCTATTGTAAGGGCAAACTGCCGATAAAACAAGCCTGTCAATCCGCTGATAAACGCAATAGGAACAAAAACTGCGCATAACACCAACGTAATCGCAATGATAGGGCTTGTTACCTCGTTCATGGCCTGAATCGTAGCAGCTCTCGGCTTTAGGCCATTTTCAATGTTGCGTTCCACATTCTCCACAACAACAATAGCGTCATCCACTACAATACCAATAGCAAGTACAAGGCCGAATAACGAAAGAACATTAATGGAAAACCCAAAGAGATACATAATAGCAAAGGTGCCGACAATAGACACTGGGATAGATAACAAAGGGATAATCGAAGCACGCCAGGTCTGTAAAAAGATAATCACCACTAAGACCACTAAAGCTAACGCTTCCAATAATGTATGGATCACTGCTTTGATGGAATCTCTAACAAAGATTGTAGGGTCATATACAATGGTATAATCAAGACCCTCCGGAAAACTCTGTTTCAACTCCTCCATTGTACTACGCACTTGATTGGAAATCTCAATCGCATTCGAGCCGGGCGTTTGAAATATCGGGATCGCAACAGCATCTTCATTATTTAAAAGAGATCTTAAAGCATATTCAGAGGCAGCCAACTCCACTTGAGCCACATCTTTTAGTTTAGTCACAACCCCATTTTCCTGCTTAATGACAATATCCCCAAATTGTTCAGGGTTTTGCAGCCTTCCTAACACATTGATCGAGCGTTGTAACTCTACCCCATCGGCATAGGGAGGGCCGCCAATTGTTCCTGCAGAAACTTGCACGTTTTGCCTTCTGATGGCATCCACTACTTCTTGTGCTATTAGCCCTCGTTCAGCCACTTTTTGCGGATTTAACCAAATCCGCATAGCATAATCTCC is drawn from Parachlamydiales bacterium and contains these coding sequences:
- a CDS encoding zinc-binding alcohol dehydrogenase family protein, producing the protein MKAAYLTTLFKNAQEIDIPCIERPTPAPKQGEVLIQIVSSGINPSDVRATMGYFPNAQLPRVPGRDFSGIVMDGSKTWKGKHVWGTGGAVGIQSDGTHAEYAIISEAGLAEIPSSLSLLQAGAQPLPFITAYYGLVSRARIKPEEKVLVIGAMGQVGRAAMTICSWKKARPIALVRTQEDVLAANQLGWEAYSEIPNNLSVDLILNSIGSLHWDQQIHSLNSQGRMIVIAALPNQRETSINLFEIYRKNQEIIGINTLDLDSAFNATLLNEMREGFESGALVPLESGMIFSLKDISEAYKVVLQGSNGKRVLLNISSP
- a CDS encoding alpha/beta hydrolase, encoding MWRSAGAFFDAETKRLGFRFIVLDRPRMGFSDFNLEQTMLDYPLDVKALADHLSLKRFGVMGWSGGGAPTMTCGYVIPDLIDLCIILAGYTSRGMRALPPSDSFSQNEMEGLNLKKGPAEIDMNWYPDSWKATISQSPEGVFFITVLKLTFESGNRDV
- a CDS encoding VOC family protein; translated protein: MKKMNPVVHFEMPYEDSKRIAKFYSSAFGWQTHALGAEMGNYVLATTTESETTEKASIRPKTPGTINGGFYQKTEDMPAQFPSVVIAVDDIQEAMAKVQAAGGKVLGEPMEIPGVGTYVSFFDTEGNRVSMMQPLMK
- a CDS encoding TolC family protein, whose amino-acid sequence is MNVSKAFLVFLTLLGCTSCVQPVGFQSSGIETPEAWHTFERLPGDPMLWDNPLVVDDCAEVEQRWWHHFDDCVLDTLITRALLNNKTLGIASTRIEEARAARLGAFSVLMPQINLNTDAQRGNQGLFTGDRPLAYEDVNIQANWELDLFGKNQARMAATIALVQNEEILRQGVIVSLLAEVARGYYDFRNYQDQITISEKNLETQKRTLELTIAQFQEAYASDFDVQRAAAQVASTEARIPTLKIALETTRNRLDVLLGSTPGENDDLFATYEPLMPLDPQIIIAAPATVLGTRPDVRAAERELAASISTFEAAKKEWFPTISLAAFFGFQALQGFNQETTGLQHLIRTWNVAGTLVQPLIDFGRIEADIETADARQQRAFLEYQETVLEAFENMENALANYLYETIRNVSLTSAATHNHKALELANQQYTNGYTNLLDVLVVQRNALEAESAAAESTYKLRKDLVNIYTAAGGGWAL
- a CDS encoding multidrug efflux RND transporter permease subunit, encoding MTDGLAEASSLNISRFFIDRPIFAGVISFIIFLSGLLTIFILPVAEYPEVVPPTVVVKAQFPGTNPKTIAETVATPIEEQVNGVENMLYMFSQSSSDGLMTLTITFRLGMDPDLATQLVQNRVNQALPRLPEVTRQLGVSTVKSSPDLTMVVHLTSPNNRYDKLYLRNYALLNIRDRLNKIQGVGNVGLFGSGDYAMRIWLNPQKVAERGLIAQEVVDAIRRQNVQVSAGTIGGPPYADGVELQRSINVLGRLQNPEQFGDIVIKQENGVVTKLKDVAQVELAASEYALRSLLNNEDAVAIPIFQTPGSNAIEISNQVRSTMEELKQSFPEGLDYTIVYDPTIFVRDSIKAVIHTLLEALALVVLVVIIFLQTWRASIIPLLSIPVSIVGTFAIMYLFGFSINVLSLFGLVLAIGIVVDDAIVVVENVERNIENGLKPRAATIQAMNEVTSPIIAITLVLCAVFVPIAFISGLTGLFYRQFALTIAFSTVISAFNSLTLSPALAVLILQEKDAPPDGLSRFIDRIFGRFFDLFNKLFKGSSRLYSKGVIKAIRYNKAAFLIYILLLFGTYETFQLVPPGFVPTQDKQYLVSFAQLPEGATLDRTEKVIREMSEIALNEPGVESAVAFPGLSINGFINNPSSGIVFVSLKPFDERTSSQLSGPSITQKLQEKYSQIQDATVVIFPPPPVQGLGTVGGFKLEIEDRNDLGYNALDNTVREVLQQARQSPELMGMFSSFKNNAPQLFVDIDRTKAIQLGIDIQQIFDTLQIYLGSLYINDFNKFGRVYEVIVQADKEFRSKPDDILRLQIRNREGKMVPLGSILRIKDDVGPETAMRYNAFRSADINGNPAAGYSIGQAQEAITQILKNVLPSGMTFEWTELTYQQVLAGNTAVYVFPLCILLIYLVLSAKYESLFLPLVVILIVPLCILFAVAGILFSKGDINIFTQVAFFVLAALACKNAILIVEFARELEFHGKSTVEAAIEAARLRLRPILMTSFAFIMGVIPLVLSQGAGAEMRHIMGIAVFSGMLGVTFFGLLLTPVFYVVLREIEKKMTRTEKVHHHECE